One part of the Janthinobacterium sp. 17J80-10 genome encodes these proteins:
- a CDS encoding ABC transporter permease translates to MNLLATFRIALNALRVNMLRSMLTMLGIIIGVAAVITMIAVGAGAQARIQEQIKSLGSNLMIIMPGSTTASGVRLGAGANQNLTEDDALAIAREIQQVQAAAPSMRSSAQLIAAGSNWSTQINGVTPDYFEVREWPLASGRMFEANELSGSAKVVILGQTVADQLFGDIDPVDQILRIKNVPHTVIGVLARKGQSMTGQDQDDVAMVPLSTARNRLFGSTQGKLRRVGTIQVKVREGADMKEAEEGIRQLLRQRQRTQPGADDAFTIRNLTEILATQEESSRIMTILLAAVASVSLLVGGIGIMNIMLVSVTERTREIGLRMAVGARGRDILTQFLVEAITLSLIGGFIGIVLGVAGSFLVSQFAGWATRLSPESIVLAVGFSAAIGIFFGFYPAHKASKLLPIQALRYE, encoded by the coding sequence ATGAACCTGCTGGCGACATTTCGCATTGCCCTGAATGCCTTGCGCGTCAATATGCTGCGCTCGATGCTGACCATGCTTGGCATTATCATCGGCGTGGCCGCTGTGATCACCATGATCGCGGTCGGCGCCGGCGCGCAGGCGCGCATCCAGGAACAGATCAAGAGCCTGGGTTCCAACCTCATGATCATCATGCCGGGATCGACCACTGCCTCCGGGGTGCGGCTGGGCGCCGGCGCCAACCAGAACCTGACCGAGGACGATGCGCTTGCCATTGCCCGCGAAATCCAGCAAGTGCAGGCGGCCGCGCCGTCCATGCGCAGTTCCGCGCAACTGATTGCGGCAGGGAGCAACTGGTCGACGCAGATCAATGGCGTCACGCCCGATTACTTCGAGGTGCGCGAATGGCCGCTGGCGTCCGGGCGCATGTTCGAGGCGAATGAATTGTCCGGTTCGGCCAAGGTCGTCATACTTGGCCAGACAGTGGCGGACCAGCTGTTCGGTGACATCGACCCGGTCGACCAGATCTTGCGCATCAAGAATGTGCCGCATACCGTGATCGGCGTATTGGCCAGGAAAGGCCAGAGCATGACGGGGCAGGACCAGGACGATGTGGCGATGGTGCCGCTGTCGACGGCGCGCAACCGCCTCTTTGGCAGCACCCAGGGCAAGCTGCGACGGGTCGGCACGATCCAGGTCAAGGTGCGGGAAGGCGCCGACATGAAGGAGGCGGAAGAGGGGATTCGCCAGTTGCTGCGGCAGCGCCAGCGCACACAGCCGGGCGCCGACGATGCCTTCACGATCCGCAACCTCACGGAGATCCTCGCGACCCAGGAAGAATCCTCGCGCATCATGACCATCCTGCTGGCGGCGGTGGCCTCGGTGTCGCTGCTGGTGGGCGGCATCGGCATCATGAACATCATGCTGGTGTCGGTCACCGAACGCACCCGGGAAATCGGCTTGCGCATGGCGGTCGGCGCGCGCGGCCGCGATATCCTGACGCAATTTCTGGTGGAAGCCATCACGCTGTCGCTGATCGGCGGCTTCATTGGCATCGTGCTGGGCGTGGCCGGCTCGTTCCTGGTCAGCCAGTTCGCCGGCTGGGCGACCCGGCTGTCGCCCGAATCCATCGTCCTGGCAGTGGGTTTTTCTGCCGCGATCGGCATTTTCTTCGGCTTTTATCCGGCGCACAAGGCGTCGAAGCTGCTGCCGATCCAGGCGCTGCGCTACGAGTAG
- a CDS encoding PHB depolymerase family esterase, whose product MLPLSRPIVRALALFLVSAGAIAAAPKAGAWTESAQSYGMFNLYVYLPQQVRPKLSSKRALMVVLHGCKQTVHGDIMGKRSGWENVAEQYGMVVAAPDVPETNTPGSRLFAGCWDWFGTEHQRGGRDIGALAGMIKGLQARPELNIDPAQVYVVGMSSGGAVAQVLACAYPELVAGVGLHSAPAMGSNVMDMFGPPKVEAATIVENCRRYAGEQQAALSSQVASVIHGSEDRMSQPAHAERNRDALQALYGASQDAGKIAETNQSNGSLHKDDKGRVRVAHIQVEGMGHAFAVGDGGSGGGTYGDTFHDYRHINYPAWVTRFFFDNNLRARR is encoded by the coding sequence GAAAGCGCGCAAAGTTACGGCATGTTCAACTTGTATGTCTACCTGCCGCAGCAAGTCAGGCCGAAACTTTCCAGCAAACGCGCCCTGATGGTGGTGCTGCACGGCTGCAAGCAAACGGTCCATGGCGACATCATGGGCAAGCGTTCAGGCTGGGAAAACGTGGCAGAACAATATGGCATGGTCGTGGCCGCACCCGATGTCCCGGAAACCAATACACCCGGGTCGCGCCTGTTTGCCGGCTGCTGGGACTGGTTCGGCACCGAGCACCAGCGCGGCGGCCGCGACATCGGCGCGCTGGCCGGCATGATCAAGGGCTTGCAGGCACGTCCTGAACTGAACATCGATCCCGCGCAAGTCTATGTCGTCGGCATGTCTTCAGGCGGCGCCGTGGCGCAAGTGCTGGCGTGCGCCTACCCGGAACTGGTCGCCGGCGTCGGGCTGCATTCCGCGCCTGCGATGGGCTCCAATGTCATGGACATGTTCGGCCCGCCCAAGGTGGAAGCCGCGACCATCGTCGAGAATTGCCGGCGCTATGCAGGCGAGCAGCAAGCTGCCTTGTCCAGCCAGGTTGCCAGCGTCATCCACGGCAGCGAAGACCGCATGTCCCAGCCGGCGCATGCCGAGCGCAACCGCGATGCCCTGCAAGCCCTGTATGGCGCCAGCCAGGATGCCGGGAAGATCGCCGAAACCAACCAGAGCAACGGCAGCCTGCACAAGGATGACAAGGGCCGGGTGCGCGTGGCGCACATCCAGGTCGAAGGCATGGGCCACGCGTTCGCGGTGGGCGATGGCGGCAGCGGCGGCGGCACCTATGGCGACACGTTCCACGACTACCGGCACATCAATTACCCGGCCTGGGTAACGCGCTTTTTCTTCGACAACAACCTGCGCGCCAGGCGCTAG